From Brachionichthys hirsutus isolate HB-005 chromosome 2, CSIRO-AGI_Bhir_v1, whole genome shotgun sequence, one genomic window encodes:
- the tmco4 gene encoding transmembrane and coiled-coil domain-containing protein 4 produces the protein MDEKRSRAGNSFALDPGGAEPRQDGPGDGSPEETISRRLTEQGRFACAALCGVCLSRLFTGSENSAFREQYLQGLVRWLGLDESVMPVMEAFLSGLGFEGSDTFLSILLAEPLLATGATPIIQDLVSFSVRDGQYDARARVLVRHISCLLRVLPQQLQEFEGTLVEKLGGGGEESEEESSRRLRSERRRRWRRYLLIGLATVGGGTVIGVTGGLAAPLVAAGATAVLGAGGAAALGSATGIAIMASLFGAAGAGLTGYKMKKCVGAIEEFEFLPLSSGKHLHLTIAVTGWLCSGKYSSFQAPWCSLGECGEQYCLAWESRFLRDLGSAMAFLLDGLVSIVAQEALKYTVLSGIVAALTWPASLLAAAGVIDNPWCVCLNRSAEVGKHLAQVLRSRQQGKRPVSLIGFSLGARVIYYCLQELAKDRGSEGVVEDVVLLGAPVDGSEKAWGRMSRVVAGKIVNGYCRGDWLLGFLYRSSAAQLSVAGLQPINIHGRRIVNVDLSSVVNGHLDYMRQMDTILVAVGVPTREVPGASFAPPQSVTITQGTVDVSDQTAEKQQATETHNQAEEAEVCKKEGGDVKDVAKMEDTGDGWDIPDISDLLDSADDSESASRITARSNSPAAPEEDATDNSKAPAGPGDPGDERISWRWDDTHWTVEHTNKGSRTCEENVTGPAASPL, from the exons ATGGACGAAAAACGGAGCCGCGCGGGCAACAGCTTTGCTCTGG AcccaggaggagcagaaccCAGACAAGATGGCCCAGGTGATGGGAGCCCGGAGGAAACAATCAGCAGACGGCTCACAGAGCAGGGTCGCTTCGCGTGCGCGGCGCTGTGCGGCGTCTGTCTGAGCCGGCTGTTTACCGGATCGGAAAACAG TGCGTTCAGGGAACAGTATCTGCAGGGCTTGGTTCGCTGGCTGGGCCTGGATGAGTCCGTGATGCCCGTCATGGAGGCTTTCCTGTCTGGACTGGGCTTCGAGGGCTCCGAcaccttcctctccatcctGCTGGCCGAACCACTGCTGGCCACTGGGGCCACCCCCATCATACAG GATTTGGTTTCGTTCTCTGTCAGAGACG GCCAGTATGATGCCAGAGCGAGGGTTCTCGTCCGCCACATCAGCTGCCTGCTGCGAGTCCTcccgcagcagctgcaggagtttgAGGGAACCCTGGTGGAGAAGCTggggggcggaggagaggagagtga AGAGGAGTCCTCTCGGCGGCTGAGGAGCGAAAGGAGGCGGAGGTGGCGCCGCTACCTTCTCATTGGACTAGCCACTGTCGGGGGAGGAACTGTGATTG GTGTGACAGGTGGGCTGGCAGCCCCTTTAGTGGCAGCGGGGGCCACGGCGGTGCTGGGGgccgggggggctgctgctctgGGCTCAGCCACAGGCATCGCAATCATGGCTTCCCTttttggagcagcaggagccgGACTGACTG GCTATAAGATGAAAAAGTGCGTTGGGGCTATCGAGGAATTTGAATTCTTGCCACTGAGCTCTGGGAAACATCTTCACCTGACCATTGCTGTGACTGGTTGGCTCTGCAGTGGTAAATACA GTTCGTTCCAGGCGCCGTGGTGCAGCTTGGGAGAGTGCGGGGAGCAGTACTGTCTGGCGTGGGAGTCACGGTTCCTCAGGGATCTGGGCTCAGCCATGGCCTTTCTGCTGGATGGGCTGGTCAGCATTGTGGCCCAGGAAGCACTCAAGTACACGGTGCTCTCAG GCATCGTGGCGGCTCTGACGTGGCCGGCATCTTTGCTGGCAGCAGCCGGCGTCATCGACAACCCctggtgtgtttgtctgaacCGCTCAGCGGAGGTGGGGAAACACTTGGCGCAGGTTTTAAGAAGCAGGCAGCAG GGGAAGCGTCCCGTCAGTCTCATCGGTTTCAGCCTCGGGGCCAGAGTGATCTACTACTGTCTGCAGGAGCTAGCTAAGGACCGAG GAAGTGAAGGCGTAGTGGAGGATGTCGTCCTCCTGGGGGCCCCTGTGGATGGCTCTGAAAAGGCCTGGGGGAGGATGAGCAGGGTCGTGGCGGGAAAAATAGTGAACGGCTACTGCAG GGGGGACTGGCTCCTGGGGTTCTTGTACAGAAGTTCAGCAGCACAGCTCTCTGTTGCTGGGCTACAACCAATCAACATCCACGGCCGGCGTATTGTTAATGTTGATCTGTCCTCAGTG gtAAACGGACACTTGGACTACATGCGTCAGATGGACACCATCTTAGTGGCAGTAGGCGTTCCCACCAGAGAAGTCCCAGGAGCGTCCTTTGCTCCTCCTCAGTCAGTAACAATTACACAGGGAACCGTGGACGTCTCCGACCAAACAGCTGAGAAGCAACAAGCGACTGAGACGCACAACCAAGCCGAAGAGGCTGAGGTTTGCAAAAAGGAAGGTGGAGACGTGAAGGACGTGGCAAAGATGGAGGATACGGGTGACGGTTGGGACATCCCGGATATTTCTGACCTGCTGGACTCAGCGGATGATTCGGAATCAGCGAGTCGGATCACGGCCAGGAGCAATTCGCCCGCTGCGCCTGAGGAGGACGCCACTGATAACAGCAAAGCCCCGGCTGGCCCTGGTGACCCCGGTGATGAACGGATATCATGGCGCTGGGATGACACACACTGGACTGTAGAGCACACAAACAAAGGCAGCCGAACTTGTGAAGAGAATGTCACGGGACCAGCTGCTTCTCCGCTGTGA